From Vibrio splendidus, a single genomic window includes:
- the djlA gene encoding co-chaperone DjlA, whose product MQIFGKILGAFFGFLFGGPLGLVFGLFLGHQFDKARRLNQSGFNSSGFGRGPSQAERQNEFFKAAFAVMGHVAKAKGQVTPEEIQLASTMMERMNLHGEQRKAAQDAFRDGKESDFPLGDVLERVKISSGGRFDLLQFFLELQVSAAFADGSLHPSERQVLHKIAQGLGFSAEQLERRLQMQEAAFRFQQQGGSFGGHQGHGQSSGWQQASQQNQLADAFKVLGVSESAEGKEVKKAYRKLMNEHHPDKLMAKGLPPEMMNVAKEKSQEIQNAYDLIKKVKGFK is encoded by the coding sequence ATGCAAATATTTGGCAAAATTTTGGGCGCTTTTTTTGGCTTTTTATTTGGAGGTCCGCTTGGTTTAGTTTTTGGCCTATTTTTGGGGCATCAATTTGATAAGGCTCGACGTTTAAACCAATCGGGGTTCAATAGTTCTGGTTTTGGTCGTGGACCAAGCCAAGCTGAAAGGCAGAACGAGTTCTTTAAAGCGGCTTTTGCGGTTATGGGACATGTTGCTAAAGCAAAAGGGCAGGTAACACCTGAAGAGATTCAGCTTGCTTCTACAATGATGGAGCGTATGAATCTGCATGGTGAACAACGTAAAGCGGCGCAAGATGCATTCCGTGATGGTAAGGAGAGTGACTTTCCGCTAGGTGATGTGCTTGAGCGTGTAAAAATCTCATCGGGCGGCCGTTTTGATCTTCTGCAGTTCTTTCTGGAGCTTCAGGTATCTGCCGCATTTGCTGATGGAAGCTTGCACCCTAGTGAGCGTCAGGTTTTGCATAAGATAGCGCAAGGCCTAGGGTTTTCTGCAGAGCAACTAGAGCGCCGCTTGCAGATGCAAGAAGCAGCGTTCCGTTTCCAACAACAAGGTGGAAGCTTTGGTGGTCATCAAGGTCACGGGCAATCATCAGGTTGGCAACAGGCTTCACAACAGAACCAACTGGCAGATGCTTTCAAGGTACTTGGGGTAAGTGAAAGTGCCGAAGGTAAAGAGGTGAAAAAAGCTTATCGTAAATTGATGAATGAGCACCACCCAGATAAATTGATGGCGAAGGGTTTACCGCCAGAGATGATGAATGTCGCGAAAGAAAAATCGCAAGAAATTCAGAATGCGTATGACCTGATAAAGAAGGTCAAAGGTTTTAAGTAA
- a CDS encoding DUF924 family protein → MTVTYQNVLEFWFDELTPKDWFTGGAEIDALIASRFSELHKAAIQGELFEWRQTAEGRLAEIIVLDQFSRNLGRNSPYAFTADPMALVLAQEAVAGGFDHQLNQQQKSFLYMPYMHSESFLMHEQAVLLFSQTGLENNLDFEFKHKVIIERFGRYPHRNEVLGRTSTPEEIEFLQQPDSSF, encoded by the coding sequence ATGACGGTAACGTATCAGAATGTTCTAGAGTTTTGGTTCGATGAATTGACGCCTAAAGATTGGTTTACTGGCGGCGCCGAGATTGACGCTTTGATAGCGTCTCGTTTTTCTGAACTGCACAAAGCCGCCATTCAAGGTGAGTTATTTGAATGGCGTCAGACAGCAGAGGGTCGCTTGGCTGAGATTATCGTGCTTGACCAGTTTTCTCGGAATCTTGGTAGAAATAGTCCATATGCGTTTACTGCAGATCCTATGGCGTTGGTTCTAGCTCAAGAAGCGGTAGCGGGTGGCTTTGATCACCAACTCAATCAACAACAGAAAAGCTTCCTCTACATGCCTTATATGCATAGTGAATCTTTTCTGATGCATGAACAAGCGGTGCTGCTTTTTTCCCAGACAGGGCTAGAGAATAACCTTGATTTTGAGTTTAAGCACAAGGTGATCATTGAGCGTTTTGGTCGTTACCCACACCGTAATGAAGTACTAGGTCGAACTTCGACTCCTGAGGAAATTGAGTTCTTACAACAACCAGACTCAAGCTTTTAA
- a CDS encoding DUF547 domain-containing protein — protein MKQLLVIISLLFSTLAWSAPKSELWPYWNQSNEANSEQVSHQDWQQFLDNYLVTQGQHTLVRYQAASTADKTKLKQYIKRLEQVNPLDYSKAEQYAYWVNLYNAVTVDLILDAYPIKSITKLGGLFSFGPWGDNVVVVNGKSLTLNDIEHRILRPIWQDPRTHYAVNCASLGCPNLQLQAFTADNTEALLEQASTEFVNSDKGVLIENNKLQLSSIYEWFAVDFGTEKQLIQHLDQYRTKPVTNTEKISYDYDWSLNQAN, from the coding sequence ATGAAACAACTACTTGTTATTATCAGCCTACTTTTCTCAACCTTAGCTTGGTCGGCGCCAAAATCTGAACTGTGGCCGTACTGGAATCAAAGTAATGAAGCCAACTCTGAGCAAGTTTCTCATCAAGATTGGCAACAATTCCTCGATAACTATTTAGTCACGCAAGGCCAACACACCTTAGTTAGATATCAAGCAGCGAGCACTGCAGACAAGACAAAGCTCAAACAGTACATCAAGCGACTGGAGCAGGTTAATCCGCTCGACTATTCAAAAGCGGAGCAGTATGCCTACTGGGTTAATCTATATAACGCCGTGACCGTCGATTTAATTCTTGATGCCTACCCAATCAAATCAATTACCAAGCTCGGCGGGTTATTCAGTTTTGGACCATGGGGAGATAATGTGGTTGTCGTCAACGGTAAATCACTGACACTCAATGATATTGAACATCGAATCTTAAGACCTATTTGGCAAGACCCACGCACGCATTACGCGGTGAATTGTGCGAGTTTAGGTTGTCCTAACCTACAACTTCAAGCCTTTACGGCTGACAACACCGAGGCTCTACTAGAACAAGCGTCGACCGAGTTTGTTAATAGTGACAAAGGTGTGTTAATTGAAAACAACAAACTTCAACTATCATCGATTTACGAATGGTTTGCTGTGGATTTTGGTACAGAAAAACAACTCATTCAACACTTAGACCAGTATCGAACAAAGCCGGTGACGAACACTGAAAAAATCAGTTATGACTACGATTGGTCACTTAACCAAGCAAACTAG
- the leuD gene encoding 3-isopropylmalate dehydratase small subunit: MSGFQQHTGLVVPLDTANIDTDAIIPKQFLQKVNRIGFGKHLFHDWRFLDDAGQQPNPEFVMNAPRYKGASILLARENFGCGSSREHAPWALADYGIQVMIAPSFADIFYGNSINNQMVPVRLTEQEVDELFQFVEANKGAEITVDLEAMKVSANGKEYSFEIDEFRRHCLLNGLDNIGLTLQHADKISEFEAKIPSFLK; this comes from the coding sequence ATGTCAGGTTTTCAACAACACACCGGATTAGTCGTTCCTCTAGATACGGCCAACATCGATACTGATGCGATCATTCCAAAGCAGTTTCTACAGAAAGTAAACCGCATCGGTTTTGGTAAGCACTTGTTCCACGATTGGCGCTTCCTAGATGATGCAGGCCAACAACCAAACCCAGAGTTTGTAATGAACGCACCTCGCTATAAAGGCGCTTCAATTCTACTGGCTCGTGAAAACTTCGGTTGTGGTTCATCTCGTGAACACGCACCTTGGGCGCTTGCTGATTATGGTATTCAAGTGATGATCGCGCCAAGCTTCGCAGACATCTTCTATGGTAACTCGATCAACAACCAAATGGTGCCGGTTCGATTGACTGAGCAAGAGGTGGATGAGCTATTCCAATTCGTAGAAGCGAATAAAGGCGCTGAAATTACTGTTGATTTAGAAGCTATGAAAGTCAGTGCAAATGGAAAAGAATACTCGTTTGAAATTGATGAGTTCCGTCGTCACTGTTTACTGAATGGCCTAGACAACATAGGTCTAACGCTTCAACATGCCGATAAGATCTCTGAGTTTGAAGCGAAAATTCCTAGCTTCCTAAAATAA
- the leuC gene encoding 3-isopropylmalate dehydratase large subunit translates to MSTNQQAKTLYEKVYDAHVAVAAKGETPILYIDRHLVHEVTSPQAFDGLREKGRKVRQVGKTFATMDHNVSTQTKDINASGEMARIQMETLSKNCEEFGVTLYDLNHKYQGIVHVMGPELGITLPGMTIVCGDSHTATHGAFGSLAFGIGTSEVEHVLATQTLKQARAKTMKIEVKGKVAEGITAKDIVLAIIGKTTAAGGTGYVVEFCGEAITDLTMEGRMTVCNMAIELGAKAGLIAPDATTYEYIKGRKFSPEGEDLEAAIEYWNTLKTDADAEFDAVVTLEAADIKPQVTWGTNPGQVISVDTPIPAPESFADPVEKASAEKALAYMGLEAGKSLSDYNVDKVFVGSCTNSRIEDMRAAAAVAKGRQVAKHVQALIVPGSEQVKAQAEAEGLDVIFKEAGFEWRLPGCSMCLAMNNDRLGPQERCASTSNRNFEGRQGRDGRTHLVSPAMAAAAAIAGHFVDIREL, encoded by the coding sequence ATGTCGACAAACCAGCAAGCAAAAACCTTATACGAAAAAGTTTATGATGCTCACGTTGCGGTTGCAGCGAAGGGTGAAACGCCAATTCTTTATATCGATCGTCACTTAGTCCATGAAGTAACGTCGCCACAAGCCTTTGATGGCCTGCGTGAAAAAGGCCGTAAAGTTCGCCAAGTAGGCAAAACTTTTGCAACCATGGATCACAACGTATCGACACAAACCAAAGACATCAACGCTTCTGGTGAGATGGCTCGTATCCAAATGGAAACGCTATCGAAAAACTGTGAAGAGTTTGGTGTCACGCTTTACGACTTAAACCACAAATACCAAGGTATTGTGCACGTAATGGGTCCTGAGCTAGGTATCACTCTGCCGGGCATGACCATCGTATGTGGTGACTCACACACGGCGACACACGGTGCATTTGGTTCATTAGCATTCGGTATCGGTACTTCAGAAGTAGAGCACGTTCTAGCCACTCAAACGCTAAAACAAGCGCGCGCTAAAACCATGAAGATCGAAGTAAAAGGCAAAGTCGCTGAAGGCATTACCGCAAAAGATATCGTACTAGCTATCATCGGCAAGACAACAGCCGCTGGCGGTACAGGCTACGTGGTTGAATTCTGTGGTGAGGCCATTACGGACCTTACAATGGAAGGTCGTATGACGGTATGTAACATGGCAATCGAGCTTGGCGCTAAAGCGGGTCTAATTGCTCCAGATGCAACGACATACGAATACATCAAAGGTCGTAAGTTCTCTCCTGAGGGCGAAGACTTAGAAGCCGCTATTGAATACTGGAACACATTGAAAACCGATGCTGATGCAGAATTCGATGCGGTTGTTACACTAGAAGCAGCAGACATCAAACCACAAGTTACTTGGGGTACTAACCCAGGTCAGGTTATCTCGGTAGACACACCAATCCCTGCACCAGAAAGCTTCGCAGACCCTGTTGAAAAGGCATCTGCAGAAAAAGCGTTGGCTTACATGGGTCTTGAAGCGGGTAAATCTCTATCGGATTACAACGTCGATAAAGTCTTCGTAGGTTCTTGCACTAACTCGCGTATCGAAGACATGCGTGCAGCTGCTGCGGTAGCGAAAGGCCGCCAAGTAGCGAAGCATGTTCAAGCATTAATCGTTCCGGGTTCTGAGCAAGTAAAAGCACAAGCAGAAGCTGAAGGCTTAGATGTAATCTTTAAAGAAGCCGGCTTCGAATGGCGTTTGCCAGGTTGTTCTATGTGTCTTGCAATGAACAACGACCGCCTTGGTCCACAAGAACGCTGTGCTTCTACATCAAACCGCAACTTTGAAGGCCGCCAAGGCCGTGATGGTCGTACGCACCTAGTTAGCCCAGCAATGGCAGCCGCAGCGGCAATCGCTGGTCACTTTGTCGATATTCGTGAACTTTAA
- the leuB gene encoding 3-isopropylmalate dehydrogenase, giving the protein MTDKSYKIAVLPGDGIGPEVMQQAHKVLDAIEKKHAISFSREEYDVGGIAIDNHGCPLPEATVAGCEESDAVLFGSVGGPKWEHLPPNDQPERGALLPLRKHFQLFCNLRPAQIHKGLESFSPLRADISGNGFDIVVVRELTGGIYFGQPKGREGEGATEKAFDTEVYHRYEIERIAKIAFESARLRNKNVYSIDKANVLQSSILWREVVEEVAKDYPDVKLSHMYIDNATMQLIKDPSQFDVMLCSNIFGDIISDECAMITGSMGMLPSASLNESNFGLYEPAGGSAPDIAGKNIANPVAQILSAALMLRYSLGEEAAAQDIETAVSKALSAGELTADLAGKNQALTTSEMGDKIAEYILAS; this is encoded by the coding sequence ATGACAGATAAATCATACAAAATTGCCGTACTACCTGGTGATGGCATTGGCCCAGAAGTAATGCAACAAGCACACAAAGTGCTAGACGCGATTGAAAAGAAACACGCAATTAGTTTTTCTCGCGAGGAGTATGATGTTGGTGGTATCGCTATTGATAACCACGGCTGTCCACTTCCAGAAGCAACCGTTGCAGGCTGTGAAGAATCTGACGCGGTACTTTTTGGTTCTGTCGGCGGTCCTAAATGGGAACACCTTCCACCAAACGACCAACCTGAACGTGGTGCCCTACTTCCTCTTCGTAAACACTTCCAACTGTTCTGTAATCTACGTCCTGCACAAATCCACAAGGGTTTAGAGTCTTTCTCTCCTTTACGTGCTGACATCTCAGGTAATGGTTTCGACATCGTGGTTGTTCGTGAACTAACCGGCGGTATCTACTTCGGTCAACCAAAAGGCCGTGAAGGCGAAGGTGCAACTGAAAAAGCGTTTGATACTGAGGTTTACCATCGTTACGAAATCGAACGTATTGCAAAGATTGCGTTTGAATCTGCTCGTCTACGTAACAAAAACGTTTACTCAATCGATAAAGCGAACGTTCTACAAAGCTCTATCCTATGGCGTGAAGTGGTTGAAGAAGTCGCGAAAGACTACCCAGATGTGAAACTGAGCCACATGTACATCGATAACGCGACCATGCAGCTAATCAAAGACCCATCTCAGTTTGACGTGATGCTTTGTTCGAACATCTTCGGTGACATCATCTCTGATGAGTGTGCAATGATCACAGGCTCTATGGGCATGCTTCCTTCTGCAAGCTTGAACGAAAGCAACTTCGGCCTATACGAACCAGCAGGTGGCAGTGCACCAGATATCGCAGGTAAGAACATTGCGAACCCAGTCGCGCAAATTCTTTCTGCAGCCCTAATGCTTCGTTACAGCTTAGGCGAAGAAGCTGCAGCACAAGACATCGAAACAGCGGTATCTAAAGCACTTTCTGCAGGCGAGTTAACGGCAGACCTTGCAGGCAAAAACCAAGCACTGACTACCTCAGAAATGGGTGACAAGATCGCTGAGTACATCTTAGCTTCATAA
- the leuA gene encoding 2-isopropylmalate synthase has product MNDQVIIFDTTLRDGEQALAASLTVKEKLQIAYALERLGVDVIEAGFPISSPGDFESVQTIAKHIKGSRICALSRAVAKDIDAAAEALKVADQFRIHTFISTSTVHVQDKLRRSYDDVVEMAVKAVKHARNYTDDVEFSCEDAGRTPIDNLCRMVEAAINAGAKTINIPDTVGYTVPNEFGGIIKTLFDRVPNIDQAIISVHCHDDLGMSVANSIAAVQAGARQIEGTINGIGERAGNCSLEEIAMIIKTRQELLGVHTGLDHKEIHRTSKLVSQLCHMPIQDNKAIVGANAFSHSSGIHQDGMLKNKNTYEIMTPESIGLKNKALNLTSRSGRAAVKSHMDAMGYKDNEYNLDSLYEDFLKLADRKGQVFDYDLEALMHFANLRDEDDFYKLNYLSVQSGSVMSTTSIKLQCGDEEKCEAAVGNGPVDALYQCIYRLTGYEIALDKFDLTAKGEGEDGLGQADIIANYKGRKYHGTGVSTDIVEASGQALLHVINSIQRADTIAEMKQQKFATV; this is encoded by the coding sequence ATGAACGATCAAGTAATAATTTTTGATACTACCTTACGTGACGGCGAGCAAGCATTGGCAGCAAGCCTTACGGTAAAAGAGAAGTTACAGATCGCTTATGCTCTTGAGAGACTGGGTGTGGATGTTATCGAAGCTGGCTTCCCTATCTCTTCTCCAGGTGATTTTGAATCAGTTCAAACGATTGCAAAACACATCAAAGGCAGCCGTATTTGTGCGCTTTCTCGTGCTGTTGCAAAAGATATAGACGCCGCTGCAGAAGCACTAAAAGTAGCGGACCAATTCCGTATTCACACTTTCATTTCAACATCGACGGTACACGTACAAGATAAGCTACGCCGCAGCTACGACGATGTTGTCGAGATGGCAGTGAAAGCCGTCAAACATGCGCGTAACTACACTGACGATGTGGAGTTTTCTTGTGAGGATGCAGGTCGTACCCCTATCGATAACCTATGTCGCATGGTTGAAGCCGCGATTAACGCGGGCGCGAAAACCATCAACATTCCAGACACCGTTGGCTACACAGTACCGAATGAGTTTGGTGGCATTATCAAAACGCTATTCGATCGCGTACCCAACATCGATCAAGCGATCATCTCTGTTCACTGTCACGATGACTTAGGTATGTCGGTTGCGAACTCAATTGCTGCTGTACAAGCGGGCGCTCGCCAAATTGAAGGCACAATCAATGGTATTGGAGAACGTGCGGGTAACTGTTCTCTAGAAGAAATCGCAATGATCATCAAAACTCGCCAAGAGTTGTTAGGTGTTCATACTGGTTTGGATCATAAAGAGATTCACCGTACCAGTAAGCTAGTGAGCCAACTTTGCCACATGCCAATTCAAGACAATAAAGCCATCGTTGGTGCAAATGCATTTAGCCACTCTTCAGGTATCCACCAAGACGGCATGCTTAAGAACAAAAACACTTACGAGATCATGACACCTGAGTCGATTGGTTTGAAAAACAAAGCATTGAATCTAACAAGCCGTAGTGGCCGTGCAGCAGTTAAGAGCCACATGGACGCAATGGGTTATAAAGATAATGAGTACAACCTAGATTCATTGTACGAAGACTTCTTGAAGCTTGCTGACCGTAAAGGACAAGTCTTCGATTACGACCTAGAAGCATTGATGCACTTCGCAAATCTACGTGATGAAGATGACTTCTATAAACTTAACTACCTAAGCGTACAATCTGGTAGTGTTATGTCTACCACCAGCATCAAATTGCAATGTGGTGATGAAGAGAAATGCGAAGCGGCTGTCGGCAATGGCCCGGTTGATGCTTTATACCAATGTATCTACCGCTTAACAGGCTACGAAATCGCGTTGGACAAGTTCGACCTGACTGCAAAAGGTGAAGGCGAAGATGGCTTAGGTCAAGCGGACATCATTGCTAACTATAAAGGCCGTAAGTACCACGGTACTGGCGTTTCAACCGATATCGTTGAAGCTTCTGGTCAAGCGTTGCTACACGTTATCAATAGCATTCAACGCGCAGACACTATTGCTGAAATGAAGCAGCAAAAATTCGCGACAGTTTAA